The proteins below are encoded in one region of Rana temporaria chromosome 2, aRanTem1.1, whole genome shotgun sequence:
- the LOC120928450 gene encoding olfactory receptor 51E1-like encodes MIRHALPKCFVIPVSGEDEAFVMEVIMKTSKTGHFNTRVIMEPPVLGRGGTRVIMEPLNLTCRGISDFTLSGIPDLDDLNFWFGFPLALLYLVAILGNITILYIIKVDQKLHEPMFIFLFMLSVLDILIATTVMPKMLWIFWFDNRKMVFDLCLTQLFSIHFLSALESGILVAMAIDRYVAISHPLRYSSILTNKTIKNITLVIVTRGAAGMIPLPLLLKRFPLFKNNFLTHSYCLHQEVMKLACADISINIVYGLFIALSTVGIDFLFIIISYLLLLKMVVSVVAEASLKATGTCVSHICAVIVFYMGFIGIAVVHRFPSSTAPNLHVLFGNIYLLFSPVINPLIYGIKTKQIRTRLGRLFSKMFKSK; translated from the coding sequence ATGATTCGTCACGCCTTGCCTAAATGTTTTGTTATTCCTGTTTCAGGAGAAGATGAGGCTTTTGTGATGGAAGTCATCATGAAGACATCTAAGACTGGACATTTTAACACACGGGTCATCATGGAGCCACCTGTACTTGGACGTGGTGGGACAAGGGTCATCATGGAACCACTCAACTTAACATGCAGGGGTATCAGTGATTTCACTCTCAGCGGTATACCAGATCTAGATGACTTAAATTTCTGGTTTGGATTTCCTCTTGCCCTACTATACCTCGTCGCCATCCTTGGGAACATCACCATTCTCTATATCATTAAGGTAGACCAAAAGCTCCATGAACCCATGTTCATTTTCCTTTTCATGCTGTCGGTATTGGACATCTTGATAGCCACCACAGTCATGCCCAAAATGCTTTGGATCTTCTGGTTTGATAACCGGAAGATGGTCTTTGACCTGTGTTTGACCCAATTGTTCTCCATCCATTTCCTGTCTGCCCTGGAATCCGGGATACTGGTGGCCATGGCTATAGACCGGTATGTGGCCATTTCTCACCCTCTTAGATATTCTTCCATCTTAACCAACAAGACCATTAAAAATATCACCTTGGTCATTGTAACCAGAGGGGCAGCTGGGATGATTCCTCTACCGTTGCTTCTTAAAAGGTTTCCCTTGTTTAAGAACAACTTTTTAACTCATTCCTACTGCCTCCACCAAGAGGTCATGAAGTTGGCCTGTGCCGACATAAGCATCAATATCGTCTATGGCCTGTTTATTGCCCTCTCAACCGTGGGCATCGACTTTCTGTTCATCATCATCTCGTACCTACTACTTCTGAAGATGGTGGTAAGTGTGGTAGCCGAGGCAAGTCTGAAGGCCACCGGTACGTGTGTCTCCCATATATGTGCCGTCATCGTCTTCTACATGGGCTTCATTGGCATTGCCGTGGTGCACCGCTTTCCAAGTAGCACCGCCCCCAATCTTCACGTCCTGTTTGGGAATATATATCTCCTGTTTTCTCCTGTGATTAACCCCTTAATCTATGGAATTAAAACAAAGCAAATCCGCACCAGGCTCGGCAGACTGTTCAGTAAAATGTTCAAGTCGAAGTAG